A portion of the Amia ocellicauda isolate fAmiCal2 chromosome 22, fAmiCal2.hap1, whole genome shotgun sequence genome contains these proteins:
- the ccdc124 gene encoding coiled-coil domain-containing protein 124, which produces MPKKFQGENSKSVVARARKADAKAQADARKKQEQEDALWKEDDKHVLKKEQRKDEKEKRRLEALERKKENQRLLEEEDARLKGKAKTEAPVGKVTRAQIEDTLRKEHQTPPKEKEKIVTHLDTPLEENMNRADTDAIEARTIEDAIAVLSTENELDRHPERRMKAAFATFEELHMPRLKKENPNMRLSQLKQQLKKEWMKSPDNPLNQRFSTYNAAK; this is translated from the exons ATGCCGAAGAAGTTCCAGGGCGAGAACTCCAAGTCGGTGGTGGCGCGGGCGCGCAAAGCCGATGCCAAGGCCCAGGCAGACGCCCGCAAGAAGCAGGAGCAGGAGGATGCCTTGTGGAAGGAAGATGACAAACATGTCCTGAAGAAGGAGCAAAGGAAG GATGAGAAGGAGAAACGGCGACTGGAGGCCTTGGAGCGGAAGAAGGAAAATCAGCGGCTCCTAGAGGAGGAAGATGCCAGGCTCAAGGGGAAAGCCAAGACTGAGGCCCCGGTGGGCAAAGTAACCCGGGCGCAGATTGAAGACACCCTTCGTAAAGAGCACCAGACTCCCCCCAAGGAGaaag AGAAAATCGTGACCCATCTGGACACCCCGCTGGAGGAGAACATGAACCGTGCCGACACCGACGCCATAGAGGCCAGGACTATTGAGGATGCCATCGCCGTGCTCAG TACGGAGAACGAGCTTGACCGGCACCCCGAGCGCAGGATGAAAGCGGCATTCGCCACCTTCGAGGAACTGCACATGCCCCGGCTCAAGAAGGAGAACCCCAACATGCGGCTCTCCCAGCTCAAGCAGCAGCTCAAGAAGGAATGGATGAAGTCCCCAGACAACCCCCTGAACCAGCGCTTCTCCACGTACAACGCCGCCAAGTAG